In Bombus affinis isolate iyBomAffi1 chromosome 11, iyBomAffi1.2, whole genome shotgun sequence, one genomic interval encodes:
- the LOC126922071 gene encoding probable splicing factor, arginine/serine-rich 7 isoform X2, with protein sequence MANKRKGSARNSNIHRVKRRQTSKDHTLSSCMYRGNGGEGIRKMKRYIQKAIDFGVESGYLIPKDAAYKVLRVSSDLMNEGNYESKDRKSDSTVSQVEDRRPRRTPIRFEDYEVQDARGRRRRSRRRRSSRRRRSRSGSRRRRRRSRRRSRRRHGRRRDESGAEEEVVEIENDDDYNFEKQGEKRKSPDNANVSEKNERLNQSDGEKKAEKAEDDGSDLSIDEDESDDEEGKKREDTTKS encoded by the exons ATGGCCAACAAACGGAAAGGTTCGGCAAGGAATTCCAACATTCACCGGGTGAAACGACGCCAAACCTCCAAGGACCACACCCTCTCGTCATGCATGTATAGGGGCAATGGAGGAGAAG gaataagaaaaatgaaaagatacaTCCAGAAGGCAATCGATTTCGGCGTAGAATCCGGTTATCTCATTCCGAAAGACGCGGCGTACAAAGTTCTCCGTGTATCCTCGGATCTCATGAACGAAGGCAATTACGAAAGTAAGGATAGAAAGTCGGACAGCACTGTTTCACAAGTTGAGGACAGAAGGCCTCGTCGAACGCCGATTAGATTCGAAGACTACGAGGTGCAGGACGCCAGGGGGCGACGACGTAGAAGCAGGAGGAGAAGAAGTTCAAGGCGAAGGAGATCCAGGAGTGGATCCAGAAGAAGGCGAAGGAGGTCGCGAAGGAGATCACGAAGAAGACACGGCAGGAGACGTGACGA ATCTGGAGCCGAGGAAGAAGTGGTAGAGATCGAGAACGATGATGATTACAACTTCGAGAAACAGGGAGAGAAAAGGAAGAGTCCGGATAACGCGAACGTAAGCGAGAAAAACGAACGTCTAAATCAGTCCGATGGTGAAAAAAAAGCAGAGAAGGCAGAGGACGATGGTTCGGATCTGTCCATCGAcgaggacgaaagtgacgacgaggaaggaaaaaagagagaagataCGACAAAATCGTAA
- the LOC126922071 gene encoding serine/arginine-rich splicing factor 4-like isoform X1, whose translation MAHIKRRPHARSHHKMKLRRKPNISELVYKFLRLGGSKEEACEALRNYSTRCRYCKRPKRREEVLNCLDSRPGGNMANKRKGSARNSNIHRVKRRQTSKDHTLSSCMYRGNGGEGIRKMKRYIQKAIDFGVESGYLIPKDAAYKVLRVSSDLMNEGNYESKDRKSDSTVSQVEDRRPRRTPIRFEDYEVQDARGRRRRSRRRRSSRRRRSRSGSRRRRRRSRRRSRRRHGRRRDESGAEEEVVEIENDDDYNFEKQGEKRKSPDNANVSEKNERLNQSDGEKKAEKAEDDGSDLSIDEDESDDEEGKKREDTTKS comes from the exons ATGGCCCACATAAAGAGACGTCCTCATGCGCGAAGCCATCACAAGATGA AGTTACGTCGTAAACCAAATATCTCGGAGCTGGTGTACAAATTCCTGCGCCTTGGCGGGAGCAAAGAGGAAGCTTGTGAAGCGTTGCGAAATTACAGTACGAGGTGTCGGTACTGCAAGCGGCCGAAACGCCGTGAAGAAGTTTTGAATTGCCTAGATTCTCGACCTGGCGGTAACATGGCCAACAAACGGAAAGGTTCGGCAAGGAATTCCAACATTCACCGGGTGAAACGACGCCAAACCTCCAAGGACCACACCCTCTCGTCATGCATGTATAGGGGCAATGGAGGAGAAG gaataagaaaaatgaaaagatacaTCCAGAAGGCAATCGATTTCGGCGTAGAATCCGGTTATCTCATTCCGAAAGACGCGGCGTACAAAGTTCTCCGTGTATCCTCGGATCTCATGAACGAAGGCAATTACGAAAGTAAGGATAGAAAGTCGGACAGCACTGTTTCACAAGTTGAGGACAGAAGGCCTCGTCGAACGCCGATTAGATTCGAAGACTACGAGGTGCAGGACGCCAGGGGGCGACGACGTAGAAGCAGGAGGAGAAGAAGTTCAAGGCGAAGGAGATCCAGGAGTGGATCCAGAAGAAGGCGAAGGAGGTCGCGAAGGAGATCACGAAGAAGACACGGCAGGAGACGTGACGA ATCTGGAGCCGAGGAAGAAGTGGTAGAGATCGAGAACGATGATGATTACAACTTCGAGAAACAGGGAGAGAAAAGGAAGAGTCCGGATAACGCGAACGTAAGCGAGAAAAACGAACGTCTAAATCAGTCCGATGGTGAAAAAAAAGCAGAGAAGGCAGAGGACGATGGTTCGGATCTGTCCATCGAcgaggacgaaagtgacgacgaggaaggaaaaaagagagaagataCGACAAAATCGTAA